A region from the Bradyrhizobium erythrophlei genome encodes:
- a CDS encoding DUF6505 family protein, whose protein sequence is MKLLRTIALDRSDTFVFDAAAEPGDWAVSGAFRFCDRDRGKLTGKDRSAFRSGFLGVQSWGWSTLVQIVPATAADRRALVELLAAQLVDRFGAPDLATAQLAAEEEIAFAEQLCTHPVGSLIAVHRTATDGEVRESFRRLKLREGMGHSRAFSFMEVEDDTEPDSDVNLADRTSEPPRR, encoded by the coding sequence GTGAAGCTCTTGCGTACCATCGCGCTTGATCGATCCGACACGTTCGTCTTCGACGCGGCGGCGGAGCCTGGCGACTGGGCTGTGTCGGGCGCCTTCCGCTTTTGCGATCGGGATCGCGGCAAGCTCACGGGCAAGGACCGTTCGGCGTTCCGCAGCGGCTTTCTCGGGGTGCAATCATGGGGCTGGTCGACGCTGGTGCAGATCGTCCCGGCGACGGCGGCCGATCGTCGAGCCCTGGTGGAACTCCTTGCCGCGCAATTGGTCGACCGGTTCGGCGCGCCCGATCTCGCAACCGCACAGCTTGCCGCCGAAGAGGAAATCGCCTTTGCGGAACAGCTCTGCACGCATCCCGTCGGCAGTCTGATTGCGGTCCACCGCACGGCGACCGATGGCGAGGTCAGGGAGTCATTCCGGAGGTTGAAGTTGCGGGAAGGGATGGGTCACAGCAGGGCGTTCTCTTTCATGGAGGTCGAGGATGACACTGAGCCCGACAGTGATGTCAATCTTGCCGATAGGACTTCGGAGCCGCCGCGCCGATGA
- a CDS encoding formate dehydrogenase subunit gamma, with protein sequence MASFAKYIRLVLGALAFLLVVGASAPSKAQQVNPTASSVKEQQLLQELNRIEGRVSIPDQRSGVLVQPAGRDWREFRNVTLRWTGGIAILGMLAVLVIFYLRRGMVRLVSGRSGRTIVRFTAFERFVHWMTATCFVVLAVSGLNVTFGRPLLLPLIGFEAFSEWSQWAKYAHNYLSFPFTIGVVLIFLMWIGGNIPNKVDVDWMKRGGGLVGHDHPPAYRFNAGQKAVYWIVVIGGTAVAVTGYELMFPFYISGIEGMQLAQIVHSVVAVLFVAAMLAHIYIGTIGMEGAFEAMGSGTVDINWAREHHSLWLEEQNARASANDARPRATAAPAE encoded by the coding sequence ATGGCGTCTTTTGCAAAGTACATACGCTTGGTTCTAGGCGCCCTGGCGTTTCTGCTGGTCGTCGGCGCGTCGGCGCCTTCCAAAGCCCAGCAGGTTAATCCGACGGCAAGCTCCGTGAAGGAACAGCAGCTTCTGCAGGAGCTCAACCGGATCGAGGGACGCGTCAGCATTCCCGATCAGCGCTCCGGTGTTCTCGTACAGCCGGCGGGCCGCGATTGGCGGGAATTCCGCAACGTCACGCTGCGCTGGACCGGCGGGATTGCCATCCTCGGCATGCTGGCCGTGCTCGTGATCTTCTATCTCCGCCGCGGCATGGTTCGGCTCGTGAGCGGCCGGTCCGGCCGTACCATCGTCCGCTTCACGGCATTCGAGCGTTTCGTACATTGGATGACCGCGACCTGTTTCGTCGTTCTCGCAGTCTCCGGACTGAACGTCACCTTCGGCCGTCCGCTGCTGCTGCCGCTGATTGGTTTCGAGGCGTTCTCCGAATGGTCGCAATGGGCAAAATACGCACATAACTATCTGAGCTTTCCTTTCACTATCGGCGTTGTGCTGATCTTCCTGATGTGGATCGGCGGCAACATTCCGAACAAAGTGGATGTCGACTGGATGAAGAGGGGTGGCGGGCTCGTCGGTCACGATCATCCGCCGGCCTACCGCTTCAATGCCGGCCAGAAGGCGGTCTATTGGATCGTGGTCATCGGGGGCACCGCGGTTGCGGTCACCGGCTATGAGCTGATGTTTCCGTTTTACATATCGGGAATTGAAGGAATGCAGCTTGCCCAGATCGTGCACTCGGTGGTCGCGGTACTCTTCGTTGCTGCGATGCTGGCGCATATCTACATCGGCACCATCGGCATGGAGGGAGCTTTCGAGGCGATGGGCAGCGGCACCGTCGATATCAATTGGGCCAGGGAGCACCACAGCCTTTGGCTCGAAGAACAGAATGCCCGCGCCAGTGCCAACGACGCGCGACCGCGGGCCACTGCAGCGCCCGCCGAGTAG
- a CDS encoding MFS transporter has translation MAIQIQSDFRRVIVAASVGNVIEWYDFYIFGSLAAVLSVKFFEQSHPVAALLSTIALFTAGFLIRPLGAFLFGWMGDRVGRKYTFLVTLSGMGLGTGAIGLIPTYQSIGLTAAFLLFGLRMIQGLCLGGEYGGAITYVAEHVPDESRGYYTGWLQTSPTLGIVVSLAVIIATRTYFGNQVFEEWAWRVPFLVSFLLVAIAIYIRLQLQETPIFQEIKARGQMTRNPWKEAFLSSNVKYILIAIVVLIGQGVVWYSGQFWALYFLQQVSKVDALTSAYIVGAALLIATPSLIFFGWLSDQIGRKPVILGGMLLAAITYYPLYLWLGTVTQPGNINYPISIFIIFILVCYVGMVYGPVGAFLAEFFPGRIRYTSVSVPYHIGNGWGGGLVPFITSASFAATGSIGYALIYPIAVPAVCFVLALFIMPETRKISIWEPIEPRTAS, from the coding sequence ATGGCAATTCAAATCCAGAGCGACTTCCGCCGCGTGATTGTCGCCGCGTCGGTGGGAAACGTCATCGAATGGTATGACTTCTATATCTTCGGCAGCTTGGCCGCAGTTCTGTCGGTCAAGTTCTTTGAACAATCCCACCCGGTCGCAGCCTTGTTGAGTACGATTGCGCTGTTCACCGCAGGATTCCTGATCCGTCCACTGGGGGCGTTCCTCTTCGGATGGATGGGCGACCGGGTCGGCCGCAAGTATACGTTCCTTGTTACGCTCAGCGGAATGGGATTGGGCACAGGGGCCATCGGGTTGATCCCGACCTACCAGTCGATCGGTCTGACCGCCGCGTTCCTTCTCTTCGGCTTGCGGATGATCCAAGGCTTGTGCCTGGGCGGCGAGTATGGCGGCGCCATCACCTATGTTGCCGAGCATGTGCCGGACGAAAGCCGCGGCTACTACACCGGCTGGCTGCAGACCTCTCCTACTCTCGGGATCGTGGTGTCACTGGCCGTGATCATTGCGACGCGGACGTATTTCGGTAATCAGGTATTTGAAGAATGGGCGTGGCGCGTTCCGTTCCTGGTTTCCTTCCTGCTGGTAGCCATTGCGATCTACATCCGGCTCCAGCTCCAGGAGACGCCGATCTTCCAGGAGATCAAGGCTCGAGGGCAGATGACCAGGAACCCCTGGAAGGAGGCCTTCCTTAGCTCGAACGTCAAATACATACTGATCGCCATCGTCGTGCTGATCGGGCAGGGAGTGGTTTGGTACAGCGGTCAGTTCTGGGCGTTGTACTTTCTGCAGCAGGTTTCCAAGGTGGACGCGCTGACCTCGGCCTACATCGTGGGAGCCGCGTTGCTCATTGCCACGCCGAGCTTGATCTTTTTTGGCTGGCTGTCAGATCAGATCGGCCGCAAGCCGGTGATCCTGGGAGGCATGCTACTCGCCGCGATCACGTACTATCCGCTGTATTTGTGGCTGGGAACGGTCACGCAGCCTGGCAACATCAACTATCCGATCTCGATCTTCATCATCTTCATCCTCGTTTGCTACGTCGGGATGGTGTATGGGCCGGTCGGGGCGTTTCTGGCGGAATTCTTCCCCGGCAGGATTCGGTACACGTCGGTGTCGGTGCCGTATCACATCGGCAACGGCTGGGGTGGCGGATTGGTGCCGTTCATCACTTCGGCATCTTTCGCGGCCACCGGCAGCATTGGCTACGCGCTGATCTATCCCATCGCGGTTCCCGCGGTGTGCTTCGTGCTGGCCCTCTTCATAATGCCGGAGACCCGTAAAATCAGCATCTGGGAACCGATAGAGCCTAGAACCGCGTCGTGA
- the fdh3B gene encoding formate dehydrogenase FDH3 subunit beta has protein sequence MARMKFLCDADRCIECNACVTACKNEHEVPWGINRRRVVTINDGKPGERSVTMACMHCTDAPCAAVCPVNCFYTTADSVVLHSKDLCIGCGYCFYACPFGAPQYPKVGNFGSRGKMDKCTFCAGGPEADGSKEEYEKYGANRLAEGKLPLCAEMCSTKSLLAGDGEIIAQIYKERVTKRGYGSGAWGWKTAYRETIES, from the coding sequence ATGGCACGTATGAAATTCCTCTGCGACGCCGACCGTTGCATCGAATGCAATGCCTGCGTCACCGCCTGCAAGAACGAGCACGAGGTGCCGTGGGGCATCAACCGGCGCCGCGTCGTCACCATCAACGACGGCAAGCCGGGCGAGCGATCGGTCACCATGGCCTGCATGCACTGCACCGACGCGCCTTGTGCGGCGGTCTGCCCGGTGAACTGCTTCTACACCACAGCCGACAGCGTGGTGCTTCACTCCAAGGACCTGTGCATCGGCTGCGGCTATTGCTTCTACGCCTGTCCGTTCGGCGCGCCGCAATATCCGAAGGTCGGCAACTTCGGTTCGCGCGGCAAGATGGACAAATGCACATTCTGCGCCGGCGGCCCTGAGGCCGACGGCAGCAAGGAAGAGTACGAGAAGTATGGCGCAAACCGCCTCGCCGAGGGCAAGCTGCCGCTCTGTGCCGAAATGTGCTCGACCAAGTCGCTGCTTGCCGGCGATGGCGAGATCATCGCCCAGATCTACAAGGAGCGGGTCACCAAACGCGGCTACGGCTCCGGAGCCTGGGGCTGGAAGACCGCTTATCGCGAGACGATCGAGTCGTGA
- a CDS encoding formate dehydrogenase subunit alpha, translating to MLIKRTQSQRSEFASRGSVADSLAGQSGGLDRRTFLRRSGLASGGLAALTTLPVGSVRKAEAAMAGPLTSGATVRKSICTHCAVGCTVTAEVLNGVWIGQEPSWDSPINRGSHCAKGASVRELVHSDRRLRYPMKLVNGQWTRVSWDTAINEIGDKLLEVREKSGGDSVYWLGSAKMTNEGAYLFRKLGAFWGTNNTDHQARICHSTTVTGVANTWGYGAMTNSFNDIRNAKTQIIMGGNPAEAHPVSLQHLLEGKELQRANFVVIDPRLTRTAAHATEYVRMRPGTDIPVLYGMMWHILQNGWEDKEFIKQRVYGFDDLRKEVEKWNPEEVERVSGVPGEQLKRVAKMFATEKPSTLIWAMGQTQKTVGTANVRASCIALLMTGNVGKSGAGANIFRGHDNVQGATDVGLDIVTLPFYYGLAEGAWKHWARVWEVDYDFLQSRFDSKQMMETPGIPLTRWFEAVTLSKDQVAQKDNVRAVFVQGHASNSITRIPESLKGLKALELLVIADPHPTTWASLSVEAGRKDGIYILPVATQFECKGSRVASNRSLQWGEQIVKPVFESKDDLEVIYLMAKKFGFADKMFKNIKVENNLPEAEDVLREMNRGSWSTGYCGQSPERLKAHMKNQAKFDMLTTRAPKDDPEVGGDYYGLPWPCWGSPEVRHPGTPLLYNTNLHVMDGGGTFRPRFGIEREEKLPDGTTRKVSLLADGSYSKGSAIQDGYPEFTLAVLKKLGWDTDLTEAEMATITRVNSANPDAVSWSLDLSGGIQRVALMHGCVPYGNGKARMNAFGLPDPIPVHREPIYTPRVDLVSKYPTLPDAKQFRMPNLGFSVQKAAVEKGIAKQFPLILSSGRLVEYEGGGEETRTNPWLAELQQDMFIEISTADAADRGIKDGGWVWVTGAESNSKAKMKALVTERVGKGVAWMPFHFGGWFAGRDLRGNYPKGTDPIVLGESANTITTYGYDPATGMQEPKVTLCQIAAA from the coding sequence GTGCTGATCAAGAGAACACAAAGCCAGCGTTCCGAATTTGCATCCCGGGGTTCAGTTGCGGACTCCCTGGCAGGACAAAGCGGCGGTCTCGACCGCCGCACCTTCCTGCGTCGATCCGGTCTTGCCAGCGGCGGTCTGGCCGCACTGACCACCTTGCCGGTCGGCAGCGTCCGCAAGGCGGAAGCAGCAATGGCAGGTCCGCTCACATCGGGAGCCACTGTCCGCAAAAGCATCTGCACGCATTGCGCGGTCGGGTGCACCGTGACCGCGGAAGTCCTAAACGGGGTGTGGATCGGGCAGGAGCCAAGCTGGGATTCGCCGATCAATCGGGGATCGCATTGCGCAAAGGGCGCCTCGGTACGCGAGCTCGTCCACAGCGACCGCCGGCTTCGCTATCCGATGAAGCTCGTCAACGGGCAATGGACGCGCGTCTCTTGGGATACCGCAATCAACGAGATCGGCGACAAACTGCTCGAAGTTCGCGAGAAGTCGGGCGGAGACTCCGTCTACTGGCTCGGATCGGCCAAGATGACCAATGAAGGCGCCTATCTGTTCCGCAAGCTTGGCGCCTTCTGGGGAACCAACAACACCGACCATCAGGCGCGCATCTGCCATTCAACGACCGTGACCGGCGTAGCCAACACCTGGGGCTACGGCGCGATGACCAACAGCTTCAATGATATCCGCAATGCCAAGACCCAGATCATCATGGGCGGCAATCCGGCCGAGGCGCATCCGGTATCATTGCAGCATTTGCTCGAAGGCAAGGAGCTTCAAAGGGCCAACTTTGTCGTCATCGACCCGCGCCTGACGCGAACCGCGGCGCATGCGACCGAATATGTGCGCATGCGGCCAGGCACCGACATCCCGGTGCTCTACGGAATGATGTGGCACATCCTCCAGAACGGCTGGGAGGACAAGGAGTTCATTAAACAGCGCGTCTACGGTTTCGACGACCTCCGCAAGGAAGTGGAGAAGTGGAATCCAGAAGAAGTCGAGCGCGTCAGCGGCGTTCCTGGCGAACAGCTTAAGCGCGTCGCCAAGATGTTTGCCACGGAGAAGCCGTCAACGCTGATCTGGGCCATGGGCCAGACCCAGAAGACCGTCGGCACCGCCAACGTGCGGGCGAGTTGCATCGCACTGTTGATGACCGGCAATGTCGGCAAATCCGGCGCCGGCGCCAACATCTTCCGTGGCCATGACAACGTGCAAGGAGCGACCGACGTCGGGCTCGATATTGTCACGCTGCCGTTCTATTACGGCCTCGCCGAAGGCGCCTGGAAACACTGGGCGCGGGTCTGGGAAGTCGACTATGACTTCTTGCAGTCGCGCTTCGACTCCAAGCAGATGATGGAAACCCCCGGTATCCCGCTCACCCGCTGGTTCGAAGCGGTGACGCTGTCGAAGGATCAGGTCGCGCAGAAAGACAATGTGCGGGCGGTTTTCGTGCAGGGACACGCTAGCAACAGCATCACGCGCATTCCCGAATCTCTGAAGGGCCTAAAGGCGCTCGAACTGTTGGTCATCGCCGACCCGCATCCGACCACCTGGGCCTCGCTTTCCGTGGAGGCAGGGCGCAAGGATGGTATTTACATTCTCCCGGTTGCCACCCAATTCGAGTGCAAGGGTTCGCGCGTTGCCTCGAACCGCTCGCTGCAATGGGGCGAACAGATCGTCAAGCCGGTATTCGAATCCAAGGATGACCTCGAGGTCATCTATCTGATGGCGAAGAAGTTCGGATTCGCCGACAAGATGTTCAAGAACATCAAGGTCGAAAACAATCTCCCGGAAGCAGAGGATGTCCTTCGCGAGATGAACCGCGGAAGCTGGTCGACCGGCTATTGCGGGCAATCGCCCGAGCGCCTCAAGGCGCACATGAAGAACCAGGCGAAGTTCGACATGCTGACGACGCGCGCGCCCAAGGACGATCCCGAAGTCGGCGGCGACTATTATGGGCTGCCATGGCCCTGCTGGGGCTCGCCAGAGGTGCGACATCCCGGCACGCCGTTGCTCTACAACACCAATCTCCACGTGATGGATGGCGGCGGCACGTTCAGGCCGCGCTTCGGCATCGAACGTGAGGAGAAGCTGCCCGACGGCACCACACGCAAGGTCAGCCTGCTGGCGGACGGCTCCTATTCCAAGGGTTCGGCGATCCAGGACGGCTATCCGGAATTCACGCTTGCCGTGCTGAAGAAGCTCGGCTGGGACACGGACCTGACGGAAGCGGAAATGGCCACCATCACCAGGGTCAATTCCGCCAATCCCGATGCGGTGTCGTGGTCGCTCGATCTGTCCGGCGGCATCCAGCGCGTGGCGCTGATGCACGGCTGCGTTCCCTACGGCAACGGCAAGGCACGCATGAACGCCTTCGGATTGCCAGATCCGATTCCGGTTCACCGCGAGCCGATCTACACGCCGCGCGTCGATCTGGTGTCGAAATATCCAACGCTGCCCGATGCCAAGCAGTTCCGCATGCCCAATCTCGGCTTCTCGGTGCAGAAGGCCGCGGTGGAGAAGGGGATTGCCAAGCAATTCCCGCTCATCCTCTCCTCGGGACGTCTCGTCGAATATGAGGGCGGCGGCGAGGAGACGCGGACAAACCCCTGGCTTGCCGAACTGCAGCAGGACATGTTCATCGAGATCAGCACCGCCGATGCCGCCGATCGCGGCATCAAGGACGGCGGATGGGTGTGGGTCACGGGCGCCGAGAGCAATTCCAAGGCCAAGATGAAGGCGCTCGTTACCGAACGAGTCGGCAAGGGCGTCGCTTGGATGCCCTTCCACTTCGGCGGCTGGTTCGCAGGCCGGGATCTTCGCGGCAACTACCCGAAGGGCACCGATCCGATCGTTCTCGGCGAAAGCGCGAACACGATCACCACCTATGGATACGATCCGGCGACCGGCATGCAGGAGCCCAAAGTCACTCTCTGCCAAATCGCGGCGGCATAA
- a CDS encoding twin-arginine translocation signal domain-containing protein, producing the protein MKNEKKATVDRRDFLRKVGVGAVGAGATLASPLIAPARADSENDDEKRKVRYKETDHVKAYYRVNRYPG; encoded by the coding sequence ATGAAGAACGAAAAGAAAGCAACCGTCGACCGTCGTGATTTCCTTCGCAAGGTCGGGGTCGGCGCGGTTGGCGCCGGCGCGACGCTGGCGTCACCGCTGATTGCACCCGCGCGGGCCGACAGTGAGAACGACGATGAGAAACGCAAGGTGCGCTACAAGGAAACCGACCACGTGAAGGCGTACTACCGCGTCAATCGTTATCCCGGTTGA
- a CDS encoding DUF3305 domain-containing protein, whose amino-acid sequence MSPAATPLLRILVGVVVERRKADSPWVDFVWRGVGVLPDEPEMKPWTVLGEQDEATLYYAGSATVDLYRSETQLYRDNITSGAPGIWIVLSPSEGPRPYAISAVTADPAEGEAFTEAGANLVEAVPMPEAIRGAIENFIAEHHVEREFVKRKQSRADPEALARRDHEGEHE is encoded by the coding sequence TTGAGCCCCGCTGCGACACCCTTGCTGCGCATTCTCGTCGGCGTCGTGGTCGAACGCCGCAAGGCGGACTCGCCGTGGGTCGATTTCGTCTGGCGCGGCGTCGGCGTGTTGCCCGACGAGCCGGAGATGAAGCCATGGACGGTGCTGGGCGAGCAGGACGAGGCCACGCTGTATTATGCCGGCAGCGCTACGGTCGATCTCTATCGCTCCGAAACCCAGCTCTATCGCGACAATATTACCTCCGGCGCCCCCGGCATCTGGATCGTGTTGAGCCCATCGGAGGGCCCCAGGCCCTATGCGATATCGGCGGTCACGGCCGATCCCGCGGAAGGGGAGGCGTTCACGGAAGCAGGCGCCAATCTGGTCGAAGCCGTGCCGATGCCCGAAGCTATCCGCGGCGCGATTGAAAATTTCATCGCCGAACACCACGTCGAAAGGGAGTTTGTCAAGCGCAAGCAGAGCCGCGCCGATCCCGAGGCTCTGGCACGACGTGATCATGAAGGTGAGCACGAATGA
- a CDS encoding DUF3306 domain-containing protein, with product MSDKQFLARWSRRKREARAAADAPPQTEPGETPNVAPITAAESSVDAEVDLSRLPPIDSIDAATDISAFLRKGIPQELSRAALRRAWTADPAIRDFVGLAENAWDFNDPNAMPGFGPLDCSAEQIDALVGRIVGGVRSAADSLATAVAEGKQDRQSNDSGRAALSESHPTEAVADLATGGELSRDEPSEVPAAVQPEPSETDRAEAALRRRTHGGALPR from the coding sequence ATGAGCGACAAGCAATTCCTTGCGCGCTGGTCTCGCCGCAAGCGCGAGGCGAGGGCAGCCGCTGACGCTCCGCCGCAGACGGAACCCGGTGAGACGCCGAATGTGGCACCGATCACGGCAGCCGAAAGTTCGGTGGATGCTGAGGTCGATCTCTCGCGTTTGCCACCAATCGATTCGATTGACGCTGCAACGGACATCTCGGCGTTCCTGCGCAAAGGCATTCCGCAGGAGCTGAGTCGTGCGGCTCTTCGTCGCGCCTGGACCGCTGATCCCGCCATCCGGGACTTCGTCGGCCTTGCGGAGAACGCCTGGGACTTCAACGATCCGAATGCTATGCCCGGCTTCGGGCCGCTTGATTGCTCGGCAGAGCAGATTGACGCACTTGTTGGCCGGATTGTCGGGGGCGTGCGTAGCGCCGCGGACAGCCTTGCGACCGCGGTCGCAGAAGGGAAGCAGGATCGCCAATCGAACGATTCAGGGCGCGCCGCTCTATCGGAGTCGCATCCCACCGAAGCGGTTGCTGATCTTGCCACCGGAGGGGAGCTTTCACGGGACGAACCGTCAGAAGTTCCCGCTGCGGTGCAACCGGAACCTTCCGAGACCGATCGCGCTGAGGCAGCGCTTCGGCGGCGCACACATGGAGGCGCACTGCCGCGTTAG
- a CDS encoding biotin/lipoate--protein ligase family protein, with protein sequence MPPPFTLVRLRESRDAFTHALDIAEASGAGTLVYVGRFDLAEFAVVLEPNEPLHTARRAFYAGMVALTDALRAYAPPNKSVSIDWPDAIRIDGGLVGGGRLGWPSSAKEDEAPPWLVFGAMIRTVAMTDQEPGVHPLAAALEQEGFGEAGAVQVTESFARHLMLAVDAWQINGFGNLAREFLGRLSRERQVSRRIEENGDLVMHRISTGKTERYDLVKALAVPSWLDPKLGGPRR encoded by the coding sequence TTGCCTCCGCCGTTCACGCTGGTGAGGCTGCGCGAAAGCCGTGACGCCTTCACCCACGCGCTCGATATCGCCGAAGCGAGCGGCGCAGGTACCCTGGTCTATGTCGGGCGGTTCGATCTCGCGGAATTTGCGGTGGTGCTCGAACCCAACGAGCCATTGCACACCGCGCGCCGCGCTTTCTATGCCGGAATGGTGGCGCTGACCGACGCCTTGCGCGCCTATGCGCCGCCGAACAAGTCGGTCAGCATCGATTGGCCGGACGCGATCCGCATCGACGGCGGCCTGGTCGGCGGTGGGCGGCTCGGTTGGCCTTCGTCCGCGAAAGAGGACGAGGCGCCGCCGTGGCTGGTATTCGGGGCCATGATCCGAACCGTCGCGATGACTGACCAGGAACCAGGTGTTCATCCGCTTGCCGCCGCCTTGGAGCAGGAAGGATTTGGCGAGGCGGGCGCGGTTCAGGTGACAGAGAGCTTTGCGCGACATCTGATGCTGGCCGTCGACGCCTGGCAGATTAATGGATTTGGCAACCTGGCACGCGAATTCTTGGGCAGGCTGTCGCGCGAACGGCAGGTCAGCCGGCGGATCGAAGAGAACGGGGATCTCGTCATGCACCGGATCAGTACTGGCAAAACCGAACGGTATGACCTGGTGAAAGCCCTGGCCGTGCCTTCCTGGCTCGATCCGAAACTCGGGGGACCGCGCCGGTGA
- a CDS encoding SPW repeat domain-containing protein produces the protein MRIQHWQDAASLLLGVWLVLSPFALGFAGAAVWMTIVLGLFVILFAVEGFVIPSYLEEWGEILLGLALVVAPLTVGYESVSATVSSMVAGILVILLAVWELMTDRDVIAWWHDRWHHRAS, from the coding sequence ATGCGCATTCAACATTGGCAAGACGCCGCCAGCCTGTTGCTGGGCGTGTGGTTGGTCTTGTCGCCGTTCGCCCTAGGCTTCGCCGGGGCGGCTGTCTGGATGACCATCGTGCTTGGGTTGTTCGTCATTCTGTTTGCCGTCGAGGGATTTGTCATTCCGTCCTATCTGGAGGAATGGGGAGAGATTCTCCTCGGTCTGGCTCTGGTGGTGGCACCTTTGACGGTCGGCTACGAGTCGGTATCGGCCACGGTAAGCAGCATGGTAGCGGGCATATTGGTGATCTTGCTTGCGGTCTGGGAACTAATGACGGATCGCGATGTCATCGCCTGGTGGCACGATCGCTGGCATCACCGAGCCAGCTGA
- a CDS encoding molecular chaperone TorD family protein, with protein sequence MRDAGLNRAIDAAGGIAQLARKIGIAQPSVSNWSRVPAERVIAVEAATGVSRKQLRPDLYTELAVPHDGVDPVDAGRAQEYALLGALLSYAPSNALLSQIARLRDDATPLGHAHAAVAEAASIAVAGEVEREYLDLFVGLARGELLPYASYYLTGFLNERPLSRLREDLAALGIERAQKNFEPEDHAATLCEIMAGLASGHFPAAPGVQRVFFEKHMASWMGRLFADMESAANAKFYQSVGSLGRLFLEIEAEAFRFAN encoded by the coding sequence GTGCGCGATGCAGGCCTCAATCGTGCCATCGATGCTGCGGGCGGCATAGCCCAGCTTGCCCGGAAAATCGGTATTGCCCAGCCTTCGGTTTCGAACTGGAGCAGGGTGCCTGCAGAGCGGGTGATCGCCGTCGAAGCCGCGACCGGCGTGTCGCGCAAACAACTTCGTCCTGATCTCTATACCGAGCTGGCTGTGCCGCATGATGGCGTTGATCCCGTCGACGCCGGGCGCGCGCAGGAATATGCGCTGCTCGGTGCCTTGCTGTCATACGCGCCGTCGAATGCGCTGCTTAGCCAGATCGCGCGGCTGCGCGACGATGCGACTCCGCTTGGGCACGCCCACGCCGCCGTGGCAGAGGCCGCATCGATCGCGGTCGCAGGCGAAGTCGAACGCGAATATCTCGATTTGTTCGTCGGCCTCGCGCGCGGCGAATTGTTGCCCTACGCATCCTATTATCTGACTGGCTTTCTCAACGAGCGCCCGCTGTCGCGCTTGCGCGAAGACCTTGCCGCACTCGGCATCGAGCGGGCCCAGAAAAATTTCGAGCCGGAGGATCACGCGGCGACGCTGTGCGAGATAATGGCGGGGCTTGCCTCTGGCCACTTCCCGGCCGCGCCGGGAGTACAGCGCGTCTTTTTCGAAAAGCATATGGCGTCCTGGATGGGCCGCCTGTTCGCCGACATGGAGAGCGCAGCGAACGCCAAATTCTACCAATCGGTGGGATCGCTTGGTCGCCTGTTTCTGGAAATCGAAGCTGAAGCATTTAGGTTCGCGAACTGA